A genomic stretch from Enterobacter dykesii includes:
- a CDS encoding DUF445 domain-containing protein, with the protein MEKIAELKRAKMLALSLLLVAAAAFITTLFLPQTFWVRGVKAIAEAAMVGALADWFAVVALFRRVPIPFISRHTAIIPRNKDRIGDNLGQFVQEKFLDTQSLVDLIRRYEPAQMIGAWFSKPDNAQRVGLHLMQVMSGFLELTDDGRIQRLLKRAVHKAIDKVDFTETSAVMLESMTKNNRHQVLLDAIINRLITLIQRESTRDFIADQIVHWLKTEHPRKAMVLPTEWLGDQSAEMVSNAVNALLDDISHDRTHQIRQAFDRATLKLIDNLKNDPEMAAKADNIKHYLKNDEAFNRYLGEMWADLRQWLKADMQSEDSRVKQRIANAGLWFGETLSNDASLRASLNEHLEQAAHRLAPDFAAFLTRHISDTVKSWDAKDMSRQIELNIGKDLQFIRVNGTLVGGTIGLILFLLSQLPAVLGH; encoded by the coding sequence CGCGGCCTTTATCACCACCCTGTTCCTGCCGCAGACCTTCTGGGTGCGCGGCGTAAAGGCCATTGCCGAGGCGGCGATGGTCGGCGCGCTGGCAGACTGGTTTGCCGTGGTTGCGCTTTTCCGCCGGGTGCCCATTCCGTTTATCTCGCGCCATACGGCGATTATCCCGCGCAATAAAGACCGGATCGGCGACAATCTCGGCCAGTTTGTGCAGGAGAAGTTTCTGGATACCCAGTCGCTGGTCGATTTGATCCGCCGCTATGAACCTGCGCAGATGATCGGCGCCTGGTTCAGCAAACCGGACAACGCCCAGCGCGTCGGGCTGCACTTGATGCAGGTAATGAGCGGTTTTCTCGAACTCACCGACGACGGACGCATTCAGCGCCTGCTCAAACGGGCAGTGCATAAGGCCATCGACAAGGTCGACTTCACCGAAACCAGCGCCGTGATGCTGGAGAGCATGACCAAAAACAACCGCCACCAGGTGCTGCTGGATGCGATCATCAATCGTCTGATTACCCTGATTCAACGGGAAAGCACGAGGGACTTTATTGCCGATCAGATTGTCCACTGGCTGAAGACCGAGCATCCGCGCAAGGCGATGGTGCTGCCCACCGAGTGGCTGGGCGATCAAAGCGCGGAGATGGTGTCGAACGCGGTGAACGCGCTGCTGGACGATATCAGCCACGACCGCACGCACCAGATCCGCCAGGCGTTTGACCGCGCCACGCTGAAGCTTATCGACAACCTGAAAAACGATCCGGAGATGGCGGCGAAAGCCGACAACATCAAGCACTACCTGAAAAACGATGAGGCGTTTAACCGCTATCTGGGCGAGATGTGGGCCGACCTGCGCCAGTGGCTGAAGGCGGATATGCAGAGTGAAGATTCTCGCGTGAAGCAGCGCATCGCCAACGCCGGGCTGTGGTTTGGCGAAACGCTGTCTAACGACGCCAGCCTGCGGGCCTCGCTGAACGAGCATCTGGAGCAGGCCGCGCACCGCCTCGCGCCGGATTTCGCCGCGTTCCTGACCCGCCACATCAGCGACACGGTCAAAAGCTGGGATGCCAAAGACATGTCCCGCCAGATTGAGCTGAATATCGGTAAAGATCTGCAGTTCATCCGCGTCAACGGCACGCTGGTGGGCGGAACGATTGGCCTGATTCTGTTTTTACTCTCGCAGCTGCCTGCCGTGCTGGGGCATTAA
- a CDS encoding DUF2955 domain-containing protein: MSISTLARVFTPHGNIVYTANDFRQTLRIVFAGMIALSISSFYNTSYGVFFVVYPIMLLSLVPVFNRHVAKQFIFSAALNCVEMIFIIGYLSQWPVIMTLVVFALYVMRFRFMSKGPLFLFGSMGVVCQSVMLNFMSYPTTNWHTLLFSNIEASVMAVCLSALMNYLLPDVEPRRPPPLIEKDDARVRHESLLSGTVATLIFVVFQISDLSDSLSALMAGILILFPMHYRGSVMSSIWRVVGVVLGCLYILVVQLILYDHSSHMLLMMPLIGLGLAFGARLHVMEKVGAGVGFSSITTIGIMFGQNMHPDTDLVFSDLYRITSVTFSLVATLTMVFLVHLILNRFEATRYVIAPPRAD; this comes from the coding sequence ATGTCTATTAGCACCCTGGCGCGGGTGTTTACCCCGCACGGCAACATCGTCTATACGGCAAACGACTTTCGCCAGACCCTGCGCATCGTCTTTGCCGGGATGATTGCGCTGAGCATCTCCAGCTTTTACAACACCAGCTACGGCGTGTTTTTTGTGGTCTATCCGATCATGCTGCTGTCGCTGGTACCGGTGTTTAACCGCCACGTGGCGAAGCAGTTTATCTTCAGCGCCGCGTTAAACTGTGTCGAAATGATCTTCATCATCGGCTATCTGTCGCAATGGCCGGTCATCATGACGCTGGTGGTGTTTGCCCTGTACGTGATGCGCTTTCGCTTTATGAGCAAAGGGCCGCTGTTCCTGTTTGGCTCAATGGGCGTGGTGTGCCAGAGCGTGATGCTCAACTTTATGAGCTACCCCACGACCAACTGGCACACGCTGCTGTTTTCCAACATCGAAGCGAGCGTGATGGCGGTGTGCCTGAGCGCGCTGATGAACTATCTCCTGCCGGACGTGGAGCCCCGCAGGCCGCCGCCGCTGATCGAGAAAGACGATGCCCGGGTGCGCCACGAGTCGCTGCTCTCCGGCACCGTCGCGACGCTGATATTCGTGGTGTTTCAGATTAGCGACCTAAGCGATTCGCTTTCGGCGCTAATGGCGGGGATTTTGATCCTGTTCCCCATGCACTATCGCGGTTCGGTGATGAGCTCGATCTGGCGCGTGGTCGGCGTGGTGCTGGGCTGTCTCTACATTCTGGTGGTGCAGCTGATCCTCTACGATCACAGCAGCCATATGCTGCTGATGATGCCGCTGATCGGCCTCGGGCTGGCGTTTGGCGCACGACTCCACGTGATGGAAAAGGTGGGGGCGGGCGTAGGGTTCTCCAGCATCACCACCATCGGCATTATGTTCGGGCAGAACATGCACCCGGACACTGACCTGGTGTTCAGCGATCTCTATCGCATCACCTCCGTCACCTTTTCGCTGGTGGCGACGCTGACGATGGTCTTTCTGGTGCACCTGATCCTCAACCGCTTCGAGGCGACGCGCTACGTCATCGCGCCGCCCAGGGCGGATTAA